DNA sequence from the bacterium genome:
TTCAGTAAATGGGAAGAAAAAACTTGCAAAGGCAAGAGATATAGAGTATAATATAGAACATGAGGACATTCTTGCTTAACAATAAAGAGGACATTCTACCTTAACAGTAACAGTAGGAAATTAAAAGTTCTTGACAATTGGATTACTAAGTTATAAAATAAAAAATTAGGAGGTTAAAATGGCACATAAAAAAGGATTGGGTTCGTCAAAGAATGGTAGGGATAGTTGTCCAAAATATTTAGGTGTCAAAAGGTATGGTGGTGAATTTGTGCGCCCTGGCACTATTATTGTAAGGCAGCGTGGCACCAGGATACATCCTGGTCTAAATGTAGGCAGGGGTGGTGATGACACCCTTTTTGCCACTACTACAGGGATAGTTGAGTTTAGAACTATCCGTGGTGGCAGGAAGGCAGTTAATGTGATCCCTGCATAGAAGAAAGAGTTAAAAAAGAAAAAAGTACACATTGATACAGTTGAAAGACTAAAAATATAGATATACTGGAGGTATTGTGCCGAGAGTATACGAAAAAATCATATA
Encoded proteins:
- the rpmA gene encoding 50S ribosomal protein L27, which translates into the protein MAHKKGLGSSKNGRDSCPKYLGVKRYGGEFVRPGTIIVRQRGTRIHPGLNVGRGGDDTLFATTTGIVEFRTIRGGRKAVNVIPA